The following coding sequences are from one Bradyrhizobium sp. 200 window:
- a CDS encoding DUF3126 family protein yields MDVQEVRKLDAYLKRVFGNPKIRVVPRPKKDDSAEVYIGEEFIGVLFVDDEDDDRSFQFQMAILEEDLADVG; encoded by the coding sequence GTGGACGTTCAGGAAGTCAGGAAGCTCGACGCCTATCTCAAGCGCGTATTCGGCAATCCAAAGATCCGCGTCGTGCCGCGGCCGAAAAAGGACGACTCTGCCGAAGTCTATATCGGCGAGGAGTTTATCGGCGTGCTGTTCGTCGATGACGAGGACGACGATCGCTCGTTCCAGTTTCAGATGGCGATCCTCGAGGAAGATCTGGCCGACGTCGGGTAA